A stretch of the Sulfurimonas sp. HSL3-1 genome encodes the following:
- a CDS encoding ABC transporter ATP-binding protein: protein MELKPVYTVKNLSFAYPKHSVLEGVDLALYPGEVVSLLGPNGCGKSTLIRLMLRLLEGRGDIRLHGEPLYNYNHRDIATHVAYIPQYHNVPFGYSVEEMVVMGRVSKLGFFAHPSRRDRDIARAALERVGIADLASRPFGQLSGGQKQMVLLARAIAQEVRTFIMDEPVNGLDYGNQMRLLRMIAELAAEGYTFLKTTHYPDHALLVSTRVVVMHGGKIIADGDPDAVITPRMLRHVYDVDAEVIRHRERGWCVPHFNPPSHTPCS from the coding sequence ATGGAACTGAAACCTGTCTATACTGTTAAAAATCTCTCTTTTGCCTATCCGAAACATTCCGTTTTGGAGGGCGTCGACCTCGCCCTCTACCCCGGAGAGGTCGTGAGCCTGCTGGGGCCCAACGGCTGCGGCAAGAGTACCCTCATCCGCCTTATGCTGCGGCTGCTCGAAGGCAGGGGCGACATCCGCCTGCACGGGGAACCGCTCTACAACTACAACCACCGCGACATCGCGACGCATGTCGCCTACATCCCGCAGTACCACAACGTCCCCTTCGGCTACAGCGTGGAGGAGATGGTCGTGATGGGGCGGGTGTCGAAGCTGGGCTTTTTCGCCCACCCCTCCAGGCGCGACCGCGACATCGCCCGCGCCGCGCTGGAGCGCGTCGGCATCGCCGACCTCGCTTCGCGCCCCTTCGGGCAGCTCAGCGGCGGCCAGAAACAGATGGTGCTGCTGGCGCGCGCCATCGCCCAGGAGGTGCGTACCTTTATCATGGACGAACCGGTCAACGGGCTTGATTACGGCAACCAGATGCGCCTGCTGCGGATGATCGCGGAGCTGGCGGCAGAGGGCTACACCTTTTTAAAGACGACGCACTATCCCGACCATGCGCTGCTGGTCTCCACCCGGGTCGTCGTCATGCACGGGGGCAAAATCATCGCCGACGGCGATCCCGATGCGGTCATCACCCCCCGGATGCTGCGCCATGTCTACGACGTCGATGCGGAGGTGATCCGCCACCGCGAACGGGGCTGGTGCGTCCCCCATTTCAATCCCCCATCCCACACCCCATGTTCATAA
- a CDS encoding ABC transporter substrate-binding protein yields MRFTTPLLLMSLLLGTLLGGREITDMLGRNVVVPAAPQKVYAPSPYGSYALYAMDPALLAGWIFTIDERAYPYLDPRMRTLPVLGRVFGPGQSANLEILLAQQPDLLLMWSHRDAFTQKEAERLRILNTPAVYAKDEALTDYAAIFRFLGHALGLPERGEALARYSENVFARAEQTLADIPQSQRPRVYYAEGLDGLSTECDDAIHVQLLKLAGDVNVHRCHTSNHKGLEKLSMETLLQYDPDVILVQEQTFFERIGTHPSWQHLRAVQKGQVYLIPRLPFNWFDRPPSFMRLLGLQWVMATLYPGQYGEDVRETTRAFYRLFLNVSLTHDQLTTILNGALHENRL; encoded by the coding sequence ATGCGCTTCACCACGCCGCTACTCCTGATGTCACTGCTGCTGGGCACCCTGCTTGGCGGACGGGAGATCACCGATATGCTCGGGCGCAACGTCGTCGTGCCCGCCGCGCCCCAAAAGGTCTATGCCCCCTCGCCGTACGGTTCGTATGCGCTCTATGCCATGGACCCCGCGCTGCTGGCAGGCTGGATCTTCACGATCGACGAACGCGCCTACCCCTACCTCGACCCACGGATGCGGACCCTCCCCGTCCTCGGTCGGGTCTTCGGCCCGGGCCAGTCCGCAAACCTGGAGATCCTGCTCGCGCAGCAGCCCGACCTGCTGCTTATGTGGTCGCACCGCGACGCGTTTACGCAGAAGGAGGCCGAGCGCCTGCGCATCCTCAACACGCCCGCCGTCTACGCCAAGGACGAAGCGTTGACCGACTATGCGGCCATCTTCCGTTTCCTGGGCCATGCCCTCGGCCTCCCCGAACGGGGCGAAGCCCTGGCGCGCTACAGCGAGAACGTTTTCGCACGGGCCGAGCAGACCCTGGCTGACATCCCCCAATCGCAACGCCCGCGCGTGTACTACGCGGAGGGCCTGGACGGCCTCTCCACCGAATGTGACGATGCCATCCACGTGCAGCTGCTCAAGCTCGCCGGCGACGTCAATGTCCACCGCTGCCACACCTCCAACCACAAGGGGCTGGAGAAACTCTCCATGGAGACCCTGCTGCAATATGACCCCGACGTCATCCTCGTGCAGGAGCAGACCTTTTTTGAGCGCATCGGTACCCATCCCTCGTGGCAGCACCTCCGCGCGGTGCAGAAAGGGCAGGTCTACCTCATCCCCCGTCTCCCCTTCAACTGGTTCGACCGTCCCCCCTCGTTCATGCGGCTGCTCGGCCTGCAGTGGGTGATGGCGACCCTCTACCCGGGACAGTACGGCGAAGACGTCCGCGAGACGACCCGCGCCTTTTACCGCCTCTTCCTCAACGTCTCCCTGACACACGATCAGCTGACGACCATTCTCAACGGAGCGCTCCATGAAAACCGTCTCTAA
- a CDS encoding TonB-dependent receptor yields the protein MKPVYTYPLVAVMAASALWADPVNIEHIVVSDSALDDTLYQGDTNGSDQRFEKKSITTLGTQANMNPFTIIQYSPSVNYTPADTSGSNEPSYHDPIRIRGKSQSGPGGVYMINGMPISSNPGGGKQMLDMENVASIDLLKGYLSPEKNIGFSSLIGKVDMNVNAPRRQTNAMLSQAFGSDSFTRSFARFDSGEMGDVRLFGSFSHLGYDKYKGDGELERFNAMAGIAYTPSEMFSAEAYVIYNKDDHHNYYALSYTEAQDLESYWNKDFASARPTADNDVDYYDWNKQNFDTTTALATLQFRPSADDTVTIKPYYKTDKGEYWNSSVNANPAKNRVIQWRIDHDLYGGVADYTHRFSKALKTTLGYWYHKQQPPGPPTDRLKYKSVGGDLVFDGYASLADTGYHTLQAPFAELSGSLGGFDYNLGLQYQSFEIGSLKSYTFGTDANTSQNYDTAIAQGTLDPWASVKAKTFHTWIPSLYAGYRFDELNTLYVSYARTYGFDVNLFPTYIKNRANFVAKNVTLQQLWNKLELETSDNIDLGYKTMVGGVALNPVLFVSFVKNKQANVYDPEYGVNYPANVGDAMGYGAEFSASGPVSESLEFIAGLSYNKYAFTQDFKSSPTTTIDTEGKQVPDAPEVLAKAALSYSVGGWMITPSVRYTSKRYGDLQNSQTVDAYTLFDLDVAYRINGFLGSKSAVFRLSGTNLTDEKYVATIISADNVLATTGTSSTYQTGAPLSVFGSLSLSF from the coding sequence TTGAAACCCGTTTACACCTACCCCCTCGTTGCCGTCATGGCCGCCTCCGCCCTCTGGGCCGACCCCGTCAATATCGAGCACATCGTCGTCTCCGACAGCGCCCTGGACGACACCCTCTACCAGGGCGACACCAACGGTTCCGATCAGCGCTTCGAAAAGAAGAGCATCACGACCCTCGGGACCCAGGCGAACATGAACCCCTTTACGATCATCCAGTACTCCCCTTCGGTCAACTATACCCCCGCCGATACGTCCGGTTCCAACGAACCCTCCTACCACGACCCCATCCGCATCCGCGGCAAATCCCAGTCGGGCCCGGGGGGCGTCTACATGATCAACGGCATGCCGATCTCCAGCAACCCCGGCGGCGGAAAACAGATGCTCGACATGGAGAACGTCGCCTCCATCGACCTGCTCAAAGGGTACCTGTCGCCGGAGAAGAACATTGGTTTCTCCAGCCTGATCGGCAAGGTCGACATGAACGTCAACGCGCCGCGGCGTCAGACGAACGCCATGCTCTCGCAGGCGTTCGGTTCGGACAGTTTCACCCGCTCCTTTGCACGCTTCGACAGCGGGGAGATGGGGGACGTCCGCCTCTTCGGATCGTTCTCCCACCTCGGATACGACAAGTACAAAGGCGACGGAGAGCTTGAGCGCTTCAACGCCATGGCGGGGATCGCCTATACCCCCTCGGAGATGTTCAGCGCGGAAGCCTACGTCATCTACAACAAAGATGACCACCACAACTACTACGCCCTCTCCTACACCGAGGCCCAGGACCTGGAGAGCTACTGGAACAAAGATTTCGCCTCCGCCCGCCCGACGGCGGACAACGACGTCGATTACTACGACTGGAACAAGCAGAACTTCGATACGACAACCGCCCTGGCGACCCTACAGTTCCGCCCAAGCGCTGACGACACGGTGACGATCAAACCCTACTACAAAACGGACAAAGGGGAGTACTGGAACTCCAGTGTCAACGCGAACCCTGCGAAAAACCGGGTCATCCAGTGGCGGATCGACCATGACCTCTACGGGGGCGTCGCCGACTACACCCACCGCTTCTCCAAGGCCCTCAAGACGACGCTGGGCTACTGGTACCACAAGCAGCAGCCTCCGGGACCGCCGACGGACCGCCTGAAGTACAAATCCGTCGGCGGCGACCTCGTCTTTGACGGGTATGCCTCCCTCGCCGACACCGGCTACCACACCCTCCAGGCCCCCTTCGCGGAGCTCTCCGGCAGCCTCGGCGGCTTTGACTACAACCTCGGGCTCCAGTACCAGAGCTTCGAGATCGGGTCCCTCAAAAGCTACACCTTCGGCACCGATGCCAACACCAGCCAGAACTACGACACGGCGATCGCCCAGGGCACCCTCGATCCGTGGGCCAGCGTCAAGGCGAAGACCTTCCATACGTGGATCCCGTCGCTCTATGCCGGCTACCGCTTCGATGAGCTCAATACGCTCTACGTCTCCTACGCCCGTACCTACGGCTTCGACGTCAACCTCTTCCCGACCTACATCAAGAACCGGGCCAACTTCGTCGCCAAGAACGTGACCCTGCAGCAGCTGTGGAACAAGCTCGAGCTTGAGACTTCCGACAACATCGACCTGGGCTATAAGACGATGGTCGGCGGCGTCGCGCTGAACCCGGTGCTCTTCGTCTCCTTCGTCAAGAACAAGCAGGCCAACGTTTACGACCCCGAATACGGCGTCAACTACCCCGCCAACGTCGGCGACGCGATGGGCTACGGCGCGGAGTTCTCCGCTTCGGGCCCGGTCAGCGAATCGCTGGAGTTCATCGCGGGGCTCTCCTACAACAAGTACGCCTTTACGCAGGATTTCAAAAGCTCGCCGACGACGACGATCGACACGGAGGGTAAACAGGTCCCCGACGCGCCGGAGGTCCTGGCCAAGGCGGCCCTCTCCTACAGCGTCGGCGGCTGGATGATCACGCCGAGCGTGCGCTACACCTCCAAACGCTACGGCGACCTGCAGAACAGCCAGACCGTCGATGCCTACACCCTCTTCGACCTTGACGTCGCCTACCGCATCAACGGTTTCCTGGGGAGCAAAAGCGCCGTCTTCCGCCTCAGCGGGACGAACCTGACCGACGAGAAGTACGTGGCGACCATCATCTCCGCGGACAACGTCCTGGCGACGACGGGAACCTCTTCCACCTACCAGACGGGGGCGCCGCTCTCCGTCTTCGGATCGCTGAGTCTGTCGTTTTGA
- a CDS encoding TonB-dependent receptor plug domain-containing protein, translating to MKKNLAITGLLLLQHAATADDTYLAPVTATESAYSQSAERDDTQIDSPTNPYRVAKSAAFGTEVMDEKEIEAYKAKNVLELLNMATGLDLTYQGRRHPFFVNMRGGGSITYIVDGAILPSSSDRMLQQLPVNAIESIEIVRSSTALSLAPSIGIGASNSGSGLNIGFIVIRTKRPKTTEGLLHAYYEQAVAQPAANGQDIYVGTRLDEGAPYNSYVGMMASRHDRPSKDSWFDGSRAVSGMVNGGLTLGKLSLNMMGYIDSGRFEMQRGVTVDGTTDSAKWYYDPVQTRIFSLDGNVLWNENQITLFSAATIAYDQEEHNEYFNSAVASQRHYEEKTQTLSLRHNARFGDTTVHLGGQSTQSKGFGPNLSKAYNSYNTTVNGYSVAAEHSLFDGMLCLDAGYRYDVKHINHATAAKSEALATPDANKNTDLPPANVFTAGMLVSVADGYRLSARYFYGNEGTSGDFDLMTENNATLHGERQQRWEIGFEAGIARAFVPALTYFDVAIDNEKTATGNTYTDSDGNEYYYYTEQDSHRKGVEFLLKGRIGKTTSYRFAWTHIIENSTTSEGVTTESLGATMPRNTFSALLSHSYEAYRFNISAKRVDGYSSSRSPKGTMTGLDLGDYTRIDANIARDFVFGNTTATAKLYGRNLTDDHYATRYVTGYYYDRGRTLGAEIAFAF from the coding sequence ATGAAAAAAAACCTTGCCATCACAGGACTTCTCCTCCTGCAGCACGCCGCCACGGCCGACGATACCTATCTGGCCCCCGTCACCGCGACCGAATCGGCCTATTCCCAATCCGCCGAACGCGACGATACGCAGATCGACAGTCCGACCAACCCCTACCGCGTCGCCAAATCCGCCGCCTTCGGCACGGAGGTGATGGATGAGAAGGAGATCGAAGCCTACAAGGCCAAGAACGTCCTCGAACTCCTGAACATGGCGACGGGACTGGACCTCACCTACCAGGGACGCCGCCACCCCTTCTTTGTCAACATGCGCGGCGGCGGCAGCATCACCTACATCGTCGACGGGGCCATTCTCCCCTCCAGCAGTGACCGGATGCTGCAGCAGCTCCCCGTCAACGCGATCGAATCGATCGAGATCGTCCGCTCGTCGACGGCCCTCTCCCTGGCGCCGTCCATCGGCATCGGCGCCTCGAACAGCGGCTCGGGCCTCAATATCGGGTTTATCGTCATCCGCACCAAACGGCCGAAAACCACCGAAGGGCTGCTCCACGCCTACTACGAACAGGCCGTCGCGCAGCCCGCGGCGAACGGGCAGGACATCTATGTCGGAACACGGCTGGACGAGGGCGCTCCCTACAACAGCTATGTCGGGATGATGGCCTCCCGCCACGACCGCCCGAGCAAAGATTCGTGGTTCGACGGCAGCAGGGCCGTGTCGGGAATGGTCAACGGCGGCCTCACCCTCGGGAAACTTTCCCTGAATATGATGGGCTACATCGATAGCGGCCGCTTCGAGATGCAGCGCGGCGTCACCGTCGACGGCACGACCGACAGCGCGAAATGGTACTATGACCCTGTCCAGACCCGCATCTTCTCCCTGGACGGCAATGTCCTCTGGAACGAGAACCAGATCACGCTCTTCTCCGCGGCGACGATCGCGTACGACCAGGAGGAGCACAACGAATATTTCAACAGCGCCGTGGCGTCGCAGCGTCACTACGAGGAGAAGACCCAGACCCTGAGCCTCCGGCACAACGCCCGCTTCGGTGACACCACCGTGCATCTCGGCGGACAGTCGACCCAGAGCAAAGGGTTCGGTCCCAACCTCTCCAAGGCCTACAACAGCTACAACACGACGGTGAACGGCTACTCCGTCGCCGCCGAACACTCCCTATTCGACGGGATGCTCTGCCTCGACGCCGGCTACCGCTACGACGTCAAGCACATCAACCACGCCACGGCGGCCAAAAGCGAAGCACTGGCGACGCCGGATGCCAATAAAAATACGGACCTTCCCCCCGCCAACGTCTTTACGGCGGGCATGCTTGTCAGCGTCGCCGACGGCTACCGCCTGAGCGCGCGCTACTTCTACGGCAATGAAGGGACCTCCGGGGATTTCGACCTGATGACCGAAAACAACGCGACGCTGCACGGCGAACGGCAGCAGCGCTGGGAGATCGGTTTCGAGGCGGGCATCGCCCGCGCCTTCGTCCCGGCGCTCACCTATTTCGATGTCGCTATCGACAATGAAAAAACCGCGACGGGCAATACCTACACCGACAGCGACGGCAACGAGTACTACTACTACACCGAGCAGGATTCCCACCGCAAAGGGGTCGAATTTCTCCTCAAAGGGCGCATCGGCAAGACGACGAGCTACCGCTTCGCATGGACCCATATCATCGAGAATTCGACGACGTCCGAAGGCGTGACCACGGAGAGCCTCGGCGCCACGATGCCGCGCAACACCTTCAGCGCCCTGCTGAGCCACAGCTACGAGGCCTACCGTTTCAACATCTCGGCCAAACGCGTCGACGGCTACTCCAGCTCGCGCAGCCCGAAAGGCACGATGACCGGCCTGGACCTGGGGGACTATACGCGCATCGACGCCAACATCGCCCGCGACTTCGTTTTCGGCAACACCACCGCCACCGCCAAGCTCTACGGCCGCAACCTGACCGACGACCACTACGCGACCCGCTACGTCACCGGCTACTACTACGACCGCGGACGGACCCTCGGGGCCGAAATCGCCTTCGCTTTTTAG
- a CDS encoding energy transducer TonB translates to MRAQYRFVTALTVTTTIHAAIAGALIQTDPPKPAGRETVKIAVVDISTPRPEAPKPVAPAPKPPAPPIKKPLPPKVSPKPKPVSKPTPKPAPKPLSTPAPEPLRETAENPLPAPPETPKSTPAAAPETPVTAPAPPSASAQRQQAAESYLGRVRQKVQACLCYPMTARRLRLEGESRLRFIIRGDGSINALALQRSSGHRTLDEQALATIRNAAPFEAPPEGKALTIVLPVTFNLRHGG, encoded by the coding sequence ATGAGAGCGCAGTACCGTTTCGTCACGGCATTGACCGTGACCACCACGATTCACGCGGCGATCGCGGGGGCGCTGATACAGACCGATCCCCCCAAACCCGCCGGCCGCGAAACCGTGAAGATCGCCGTGGTCGATATCAGTACCCCCCGGCCCGAGGCCCCCAAACCCGTCGCCCCGGCACCGAAGCCCCCGGCACCGCCAATAAAAAAGCCGCTGCCGCCGAAAGTGTCCCCCAAACCGAAACCGGTGTCCAAACCGACGCCGAAGCCGGCACCGAAACCGCTGAGCACACCGGCGCCTGAACCCCTTCGGGAAACGGCCGAAAATCCGCTGCCGGCTCCACCCGAAACGCCGAAGAGCACCCCGGCGGCAGCGCCCGAAACACCGGTCACCGCACCCGCGCCCCCTTCGGCGTCCGCACAGCGTCAGCAGGCGGCCGAGAGCTATCTGGGAAGGGTGCGCCAGAAGGTCCAGGCCTGTCTGTGCTATCCCATGACGGCCAGGCGGCTGCGGCTTGAAGGCGAATCGCGGCTGCGGTTCATTATCCGCGGCGACGGCAGCATCAACGCCCTGGCGCTGCAACGTTCCAGCGGCCACCGCACCCTGGACGAACAGGCACTGGCGACGATCCGAAACGCCGCACCTTTCGAGGCGCCGCCGGAAGGAAAGGCGCTGACCATCGTCCTTCCGGTCACCTTCAACCTCCGGCACGGGGGCTGA
- a CDS encoding ABC transporter substrate-binding protein: MKTVSNPSALLSRLTLLMLAACISLWGRVVTDDFNRSVEVPETVRAIYSTHPPLTMSLLAFDPRLVAALNFPFTDAQKPYAGAAAQRPVVGGFFGQGQTPNMELLLQVKPDVILMWGDMTGADRILAKLEKLGIPVLMVRNNTLSDLIGQFRLFGALSGDTTRAQTLIRYTKESLGLLEQYRTQLSAAKKVRYYFAEGLDGLSTECPGSFHIRPFDFAGAQNALVCTMSSNFGMEKVSMESIMRADPDVIVAMEPQFVAHAQTDPLWRSLRAVKTGRLLLVPAHPYNYITRPPSFMRLMGIRWLMQQFYPGLLKEDEQARFEAIFFPHYKETDHAY, encoded by the coding sequence ATGAAAACCGTCTCTAACCCTTCCGCCCTTCTCAGCCGACTGACGCTCCTGATGCTGGCAGCCTGCATCTCCCTCTGGGGCCGGGTGGTCACGGACGATTTCAACCGCTCGGTGGAGGTGCCGGAGACGGTGCGCGCCATCTACTCGACGCATCCGCCCCTCACCATGAGCCTGCTGGCCTTCGACCCCCGGCTCGTCGCCGCCCTCAACTTCCCCTTCACCGACGCGCAGAAGCCCTATGCCGGGGCGGCTGCCCAGCGGCCGGTCGTGGGCGGCTTCTTCGGGCAGGGACAGACGCCCAACATGGAGCTGCTGCTGCAGGTCAAACCCGACGTCATCCTCATGTGGGGGGATATGACCGGTGCCGACCGCATCCTCGCAAAGCTTGAAAAGCTCGGCATCCCCGTCCTGATGGTCCGCAACAATACCCTGAGCGACCTCATCGGGCAGTTCCGGCTCTTCGGGGCGCTCTCGGGCGACACGACACGCGCGCAGACGCTCATACGCTACACCAAAGAGAGCCTGGGGCTGCTGGAGCAGTACCGCACACAGCTCTCCGCCGCGAAAAAAGTGCGCTACTACTTCGCCGAAGGCCTCGACGGTCTCTCGACGGAGTGCCCGGGGTCGTTCCACATACGCCCCTTCGATTTCGCCGGCGCGCAGAACGCCCTCGTATGCACGATGAGCTCCAACTTCGGCATGGAGAAGGTGAGCATGGAGAGCATCATGCGCGCCGACCCCGACGTCATCGTGGCGATGGAGCCGCAGTTCGTCGCCCATGCCCAAACGGACCCCCTCTGGCGCAGCCTCCGGGCGGTCAAAACGGGGCGGCTGCTCCTGGTGCCGGCGCACCCCTACAACTACATCACCCGCCCCCCTTCCTTCATGCGGCTGATGGGCATTCGCTGGCTGATGCAGCAGTTCTACCCGGGGCTGCTCAAGGAGGATGAACAGGCCCGCTTCGAGGCGATCTTCTTCCCCCACTACAAGGAGACAGACCATGCTTACTAA
- a CDS encoding MotA/TolQ/ExbB proton channel family protein: protein MLTNKLLGIAVIGIDPVLWVLLAMSSVSLFVIAERLLAFRTLEADASAYPEAQLRLKLEKRLGILATFGNNAPFIGLFGTVLGVINAFHTLGADASFGVNAVMGGISEALVATATGLFVAIPSVMAYNYFVRRIKTVLLKRESGA from the coding sequence ATGCTTACTAACAAACTGCTCGGCATCGCCGTGATCGGGATCGACCCCGTGCTGTGGGTGCTGCTCGCGATGAGCAGCGTCTCGCTCTTCGTCATCGCCGAGCGGCTCCTCGCCTTCCGCACCCTTGAAGCCGACGCCTCCGCCTACCCCGAGGCGCAGCTGCGCCTCAAACTTGAAAAGCGGCTGGGCATTCTGGCCACCTTCGGCAACAACGCCCCATTCATCGGCCTTTTCGGCACGGTGCTCGGGGTCATCAACGCCTTTCACACCCTGGGCGCGGATGCCTCCTTCGGGGTCAACGCCGTGATGGGCGGGATCTCCGAGGCGCTTGTCGCGACGGCAACGGGGCTCTTTGTGGCGATTCCCAGCGTCATGGCCTACAACTACTTCGTGCGCCGCATCAAAACGGTCCTGCTCAAACGGGAGTCGGGGGCATGA
- a CDS encoding FecCD family ABC transporter permease gives MTRRTSSYWLFLGGGTLLLLLSALLALSWGQYPIAPETLLAFVKYKLFGGAVQEEFALLENILFQIRLPRILLAILIGAALATSGAAFQAMFVNPLVSPGILGVLAGASFGAALGMLLSEQWWIVQALAFAFGFVAVAFAVMVGSMVTSSRSTVMLVLGGVISGSLFTALLSVVKYVADPYSTLPAIVYWLMGSLSMAELDEVLLAAVPMGLSIAALLVMGKYFDLLSLGDEEARALGIDVKRIRLTAIILATLASSLSVVMAGIIGWVGLIIPHIVRMAAGPSHTLLLPLSALVGGAFMLLADSVSRLAMNVEIPIGILTSLIGIPVFIIVLKNARAAWN, from the coding sequence TTGACCAGGCGCACCTCTTCCTACTGGCTCTTTCTGGGCGGGGGCACCCTGCTGCTCCTGCTCTCGGCGCTGCTGGCCCTCTCCTGGGGCCAGTACCCGATCGCGCCCGAAACGCTGCTCGCCTTTGTCAAGTACAAACTCTTCGGCGGCGCCGTGCAGGAGGAGTTCGCCCTGCTTGAGAACATCCTGTTCCAGATCCGTCTGCCGCGCATCCTTCTGGCCATCCTGATCGGCGCCGCGCTCGCGACGTCGGGCGCCGCCTTCCAGGCGATGTTCGTCAACCCCCTCGTCTCGCCGGGGATCCTGGGCGTCCTCGCCGGTGCCTCCTTCGGCGCGGCGCTGGGGATGCTGCTGAGCGAACAGTGGTGGATCGTGCAGGCCCTGGCCTTCGCCTTCGGCTTCGTCGCCGTCGCCTTCGCCGTGATGGTGGGCTCCATGGTGACCAGTTCGCGCTCGACCGTCATGCTCGTGCTCGGCGGGGTCATCAGCGGTTCGCTCTTCACGGCGCTGCTCTCCGTCGTCAAATACGTCGCCGACCCCTACAGCACGCTGCCGGCCATCGTCTACTGGCTGATGGGCTCGCTCAGCATGGCCGAACTCGACGAGGTGCTGCTCGCCGCCGTGCCGATGGGGCTCTCCATCGCGGCGCTGCTGGTGATGGGCAAGTATTTCGATCTGCTGAGCCTCGGCGACGAGGAGGCGCGCGCGCTTGGCATCGACGTCAAACGCATCCGCCTCACCGCCATTATCCTGGCGACGCTCGCCTCGTCGCTCTCCGTGGTGATGGCGGGCATCATCGGCTGGGTGGGACTCATCATCCCGCATATCGTCCGCATGGCCGCGGGGCCGTCGCATACGCTGCTGCTGCCGCTGAGCGCCCTGGTCGGAGGGGCCTTCATGCTCCTGGCCGATTCCGTCTCCCGCCTGGCGATGAACGTCGAGATCCCCATCGGGATCCTCACCTCGCTCATCGGCATCCCCGTCTTCATCATCGTACTTAAAAACGCGAGGGCCGCATGGAACTGA
- a CDS encoding ABC transporter substrate-binding protein → MNRLLLTLFISVLVSVPQALSDMKEDQATVQKVFGSSPPMNYLLYALAPDKMIGLNFAAKNPFNGADPAYLDARFLALPVIGSFHGSGSRINLESLIAARPDLVLIWEDDMLVQTVTDQITKLGVPTMTVPFRQIDSMPDAMERVGDAIGAGERGRKLADYTRTVIAEINTSLAGTKPTRYYYAEGLDGLSTECDTSFHVVAMNFAGGENVHKCRQSNLRGLEKINFETLLAYDPEVIIVQHAMVYGDLVEDPMWQQLRAVKAGRIYLVPTLPFNWVDRPPSFMRVIGIQWLASLFHPEAYDVDLKARVAAFYKLFLGVDLSAQEIDDLLAP, encoded by the coding sequence ATGAACAGACTTCTGCTTACCCTCTTTATATCGGTGCTCGTCTCGGTACCCCAGGCGCTTAGCGATATGAAAGAAGATCAGGCGACCGTCCAAAAGGTCTTCGGCTCATCGCCACCGATGAACTACCTGCTCTACGCCCTCGCCCCCGACAAGATGATCGGCCTCAACTTCGCGGCCAAGAACCCCTTTAACGGCGCCGATCCCGCCTACCTCGACGCGCGCTTTCTCGCGCTGCCCGTCATCGGCTCGTTCCACGGCAGCGGCAGCCGCATCAACCTCGAGAGTCTCATCGCCGCCCGCCCGGACCTTGTACTGATCTGGGAGGACGACATGCTCGTGCAGACCGTGACGGACCAGATCACGAAGCTGGGCGTCCCGACGATGACCGTACCGTTCCGGCAGATCGACTCGATGCCCGACGCCATGGAACGCGTCGGCGACGCCATCGGCGCGGGCGAACGCGGCCGGAAACTGGCCGACTATACCCGCACGGTCATTGCCGAGATCAACACCTCCCTGGCCGGCACCAAGCCGACACGCTACTACTACGCCGAGGGGCTCGACGGCCTCTCAACCGAGTGCGACACCTCCTTCCACGTCGTCGCCATGAACTTCGCCGGCGGCGAGAACGTCCACAAATGCCGCCAGAGCAACCTGCGCGGGCTGGAGAAGATCAACTTCGAGACCCTGCTGGCCTACGATCCGGAGGTGATCATCGTCCAGCACGCCATGGTCTACGGCGACCTCGTGGAGGACCCGATGTGGCAGCAGCTCCGCGCCGTCAAAGCGGGACGGATCTACCTCGTCCCAACACTGCCGTTCAACTGGGTCGACCGTCCGCCGTCGTTCATGCGCGTTATCGGCATCCAGTGGCTCGCCTCGCTTTTCCACCCCGAGGCGTACGACGTCGATCTGAAAGCGCGCGTTGCCGCCTTTTACAAACTGTTTCTCGGCGTCGACCTGAGCGCACAAGAGATAGACGACCTGCTGGCGCCCTGA
- a CDS encoding biopolymer transporter ExbD, producing the protein MSASAMEENQEISEINMTPFVDIVLVILIIFMATATFVAQGKIPVTLPKSSAQAGQKEPKKPTVITIEENGRYHLNDAEVSETQLRTRLQELNATQRAVGVIVRSDAQTPFAFVVKAIDWCKSAEVSKFAIQTQQEQTR; encoded by the coding sequence ATGAGCGCGTCGGCGATGGAGGAAAATCAGGAGATCAGCGAGATCAACATGACCCCCTTCGTGGACATCGTGCTCGTCATCCTGATCATCTTCATGGCGACGGCGACCTTCGTCGCCCAGGGGAAGATCCCGGTCACCCTTCCCAAAAGTTCGGCGCAGGCGGGGCAGAAAGAGCCCAAAAAGCCGACGGTGATCACAATCGAAGAGAACGGCCGCTACCACCTCAACGATGCGGAGGTGAGCGAAACGCAGCTGCGCACGCGGCTGCAGGAGCTCAACGCCACCCAGCGTGCCGTGGGGGTCATCGTGCGCAGCGATGCACAGACCCCCTTCGCGTTCGTCGTCAAGGCGATCGACTGGTGCAAAAGTGCCGAGGTGAGCAAATTCGCCATCCAAACCCAGCAGGAGCAGACCCGATGA